The Zobellia alginiliquefaciens genome contains a region encoding:
- a CDS encoding BspA family leucine-rich repeat surface protein: MIFSRFHLFFIGVLLVFLKVNAKEGHPQSLPADRPFITTWKTDNPGTSANNQITIPSSKYLPSNYEVDWGDGTFDTGVSGSSTHTYAQPGEYVVKITGLFTNISFGGIGDKEKILSVDQWGDIKWQTMISAFDGCSNLDVLATDIPNFSGVSTVNNMFTNCSSLIGNSSFNNWKMDTITNMQNMFSGASLFNQPIDRWDVSNVKDMVGTFSSATQFNQPIGNWDVRNVTSMFTMFFAAETFNQDIGDWDVSKVVSMDSMFDLAISFDQDLGKWNPVNLSKAPLMFSRAGLSTKNYDALLKGWATKNLKTDVKFHAGNSTYCSSSDMRKILIDVLNWEVEDAGLECTSQKPFITTWKTDNPGTSADNQITIPTFLGEIYNYTVVWGDGTTDKNITGDITHTYATIGTYEVSISGDFPQIYFDNYSDREKMLFVNQWGDIEWKSFVHAFDRCLNLDVIARDTPDLSEVTSLASMFRGCESLIGTPEFNKWNLSTITSILGLFENCNKFNQPLANWDVSKVQDFEVAFRGASTFNQPLNNWDVGNVVDLTGTFWGAVSFNQPLDKWNVSNVEELWATFLGATSFNQDIGSWATGKVVITSEMFREAISFDQDISAWDISNLRDASWMFKDAGLSTTNYDNLLIGWSAQDVQTQLYPFGAGYSTYCTGEEARNNLIENHGWKINDAGFAGITIDELEGQEHMDSYTLPEITGENLTGNEMYYTGPTGTGQSFLPGATLYTDDFTDYPITLYMYDFSGDSTSGCTDEKSFELILNTICKNPVADSLEDVLSCTSYTLPELSENNFYYTKANANGERFEGGDIIYSGKTLYIHTGWGDCYGENSFKITINRSLCDIEIKTVDPCMVEFPQFITPNGDGLFDLFKATKNPCGQLGLLSILDRHGRIIFKTNNLYSGWDGTDNSRNLPETDYWYLFQNLDSGKTFTGHFTILR; the protein is encoded by the coding sequence ACAGATAACCCCGGTACTTCAGCCAATAATCAAATTACGATCCCTTCAAGTAAATACCTTCCATCAAATTACGAGGTAGACTGGGGAGACGGAACTTTTGATACTGGAGTGAGTGGTTCTTCAACACACACTTATGCCCAACCAGGGGAATATGTAGTAAAAATAACCGGGTTGTTTACCAATATTTCTTTTGGAGGTATAGGAGACAAAGAAAAAATTCTTTCTGTTGATCAATGGGGAGATATTAAATGGCAAACCATGATCTCTGCTTTTGATGGGTGTTCTAACTTAGATGTGTTAGCTACTGATATTCCTAATTTCTCCGGTGTATCAACCGTTAATAATATGTTTACCAATTGCTCCTCTCTTATAGGGAATAGTTCATTTAATAATTGGAAAATGGATACCATTACAAACATGCAAAATATGTTTTCAGGAGCATCACTATTTAACCAACCTATTGACCGATGGGATGTAAGCAATGTTAAAGATATGGTTGGCACATTTAGTTCGGCAACTCAATTTAACCAACCTATAGGAAATTGGGACGTGAGAAATGTTACATCCATGTTTACTATGTTTTTTGCTGCCGAAACTTTTAATCAAGATATTGGTGACTGGGATGTGAGCAAGGTCGTTTCCATGGATAGTATGTTTGATTTGGCTATTTCATTTGACCAAGATCTGGGTAAATGGAATCCCGTTAACCTAAGCAAAGCTCCCTTAATGTTCAGTAGAGCCGGTCTTTCAACAAAGAACTATGATGCTCTCCTAAAGGGGTGGGCTACTAAAAATCTTAAAACCGATGTTAAATTTCATGCCGGAAATAGTACATACTGCTCGAGTTCCGACATGAGAAAAATTTTAATCGATGTTTTAAATTGGGAAGTTGAAGACGCAGGTCTAGAGTGCACTTCCCAAAAGCCTTTTATTACCACCTGGAAAACGGACAATCCGGGTACATCAGCAGATAATCAAATAACCATTCCTACATTTTTAGGAGAAATCTATAATTATACAGTTGTTTGGGGCGATGGCACGACCGACAAAAATATTACTGGTGATATAACGCATACGTATGCCACGATAGGAACATATGAAGTCTCTATCTCAGGTGATTTCCCGCAGATATATTTTGACAATTATAGTGATAGAGAGAAGATGCTCTTTGTAAATCAATGGGGGGATATTGAATGGAAATCTTTCGTACATGCTTTTGACCGATGTTTGAACTTAGATGTTATTGCCAGGGATACCCCTGATTTATCGGAGGTTACATCCTTAGCGAGTATGTTCCGAGGCTGTGAATCTTTAATTGGTACTCCAGAATTCAATAAATGGAATCTTTCAACCATTACGTCTATTTTAGGATTGTTCGAGAATTGTAATAAATTCAATCAACCATTGGCCAATTGGGATGTTAGCAAGGTCCAAGATTTCGAAGTAGCATTTCGGGGTGCATCCACTTTCAACCAACCACTTAATAATTGGGATGTTGGCAATGTTGTAGACTTAACCGGCACATTTTGGGGTGCTGTTTCTTTTAATCAACCCTTAGATAAATGGAACGTTTCAAATGTTGAAGAATTATGGGCTACGTTTTTAGGGGCAACTTCCTTTAATCAAGATATTGGAAGTTGGGCTACGGGCAAGGTAGTAATAACATCGGAAATGTTCAGAGAAGCTATTTCCTTTGACCAAGACATTAGCGCCTGGGATATCTCCAATCTAAGAGATGCATCCTGGATGTTTAAAGATGCGGGGCTATCAACCACCAACTATGACAACTTACTAATCGGTTGGAGTGCACAGGATGTCCAAACCCAACTTTATCCTTTCGGAGCGGGCTACAGTACATACTGTACCGGAGAAGAAGCTAGAAATAACTTAATAGAGAACCATGGTTGGAAAATCAATGATGCCGGGTTTGCAGGAATCACAATAGACGAATTGGAAGGGCAAGAACATATGGATAGCTACACGCTACCTGAAATAACTGGTGAGAATTTAACCGGAAATGAAATGTACTATACAGGCCCAACCGGTACCGGGCAGTCTTTTCTTCCCGGAGCCACACTTTACACAGATGATTTTACAGATTATCCTATAACACTTTACATGTATGATTTTAGTGGGGATAGCACATCAGGTTGTACTGATGAAAAAAGTTTTGAACTTATCTTAAACACTATTTGTAAAAATCCTGTTGCAGATAGTTTAGAGGACGTACTGAGCTGTACGAGTTACACATTACCAGAATTAAGTGAAAACAATTTCTACTATACGAAAGCCAACGCAAACGGAGAAAGGTTTGAAGGAGGTGATATTATCTACAGCGGTAAAACCCTGTACATTCATACGGGCTGGGGTGACTGCTATGGCGAGAATAGTTTTAAGATTACCATAAACAGAAGTTTATGCGATATTGAGATTAAAACTGTTGACCCATGCATGGTGGAGTTTCCGCAATTTATTACGCCTAATGGAGATGGGCTTTTTGATTTATTTAAAGCTACAAAAAATCCATGCGGTCAGTTAGGGCTCTTAAGTATTCTTGACAGACACGGTAGAATTATTTTTAAGACAAATAATTTATATTCAGGTTGGGATGGAACTGACAACTCAAGAAATCTACCTGAAACCGATTATTGGTACTTGTTTCAAAACTTAGATTCCGGGAAGACATTTACAGGTCATTTTACCATACTCCGATAG
- a CDS encoding DUF1456 family protein — protein MTNNDVFKKLRVALMLRDDDIVDILKLVDFNISKSELGAFFRKEDHPNYRECGDQVLRNFLNGLVIHLRGTKENPTTPGEVLSKKVVKKAKAVHSKRPDFKTQQQKRVNNDITNVKYKNKKKS, from the coding sequence ATGACCAATAATGATGTTTTCAAAAAGCTTAGAGTCGCTTTGATGTTGAGAGATGATGATATTGTAGACATTTTAAAACTAGTAGATTTTAATATTAGTAAGAGTGAATTGGGTGCTTTTTTCAGAAAGGAAGACCACCCCAACTATAGAGAATGTGGTGATCAAGTTCTCCGTAACTTTTTAAACGGATTAGTTATACATTTAAGAGGCACAAAAGAAAACCCCACTACTCCAGGTGAAGTGCTTTCAAAAAAAGTGGTTAAAAAAGCAAAAGCCGTCCACTCTAAAAGACCGGATTTTAAGACTCAGCAGCAGAAGAGAGTCAATAATGATATTACCAACGTAAAATATAAGAACAAAAAAAAATCCTGA
- a CDS encoding Hsp20/alpha crystallin family protein yields the protein MSIVKRNNLVFPSLMNEIFKPDWFGGMENVATSTPAVNIKDSENRFDLELIVPGRKKEDFNIEVDNDLLTISSELKNEEEVKEENYTRREFRFSSFKRAFTLPETIDADAIKADYVDGVLKVELPKKEEALPKPKRLIELK from the coding sequence ATGAGTATAGTTAAAAGAAATAATTTGGTTTTTCCTTCATTAATGAACGAAATTTTTAAACCTGACTGGTTTGGTGGAATGGAGAATGTTGCCACTAGCACTCCTGCAGTGAACATTAAGGATAGTGAAAACCGCTTTGACCTAGAACTGATTGTGCCGGGTAGAAAGAAAGAGGATTTTAATATTGAAGTGGATAATGATCTATTGACAATTTCATCTGAATTGAAGAATGAAGAGGAAGTGAAAGAAGAGAATTATACCCGTCGTGAATTTAGATTTTCATCTTTTAAAAGAGCTTTTACTCTTCCGGAAACAATTGATGCAGATGCAATAAAAGCCGATTATGTTGATGGAGTCCTAAAGGTTGAGTTGCCAAAAAAAGAAGAAGCTTTGCCAAAGCCAAAGCGTCTTATTGAATTAAAGTAA
- a CDS encoding Lrp/AsnC family transcriptional regulator, with the protein MRDKLDSVDHKILTLLSDDAQMPYTEVAKRAGISPGTVHMRTRKMKNMGVIKGATLSLDYSKMGYKMTVFLGIYLRESFLYKVVIEELAKIQEVVKIHHSTGKYDIFIKVHAKDSLHYRNLYQEAILTIEGIRGIESFISVEENMSRHINFDS; encoded by the coding sequence ATGAGAGATAAACTTGATTCAGTAGACCACAAAATATTGACTTTATTATCAGATGATGCACAAATGCCCTATACCGAAGTAGCCAAGCGGGCAGGCATATCCCCAGGAACAGTACACATGCGAACGCGAAAGATGAAAAACATGGGGGTTATTAAAGGGGCTACCCTTAGTTTAGACTATAGTAAAATGGGGTATAAGATGACCGTTTTTTTAGGTATCTATCTGAGAGAAAGTTTTTTATACAAGGTGGTAATAGAGGAGTTAGCAAAAATTCAGGAGGTAGTTAAAATTCATCACAGTACTGGTAAATATGATATTTTCATTAAGGTCCATGCAAAAGATAGTTTGCACTATAGAAACCTATATCAAGAAGCTATACTTACTATAGAGGGTATAAGAGGTATTGAATCCTTTATTTCCGTGGAAGAGAATATGAGTAGGCACATTAATTTTGACAGCTGA
- the uvrB gene encoding excinuclease ABC subunit UvrB — translation MKFKVVSEFEPTGDQPSAIKQLVEGIESQERYQTLLGVTGSGKTFTVANVIEQVQRPTLVLAHNKTLAAQLYSEFKQFFPENAVEYFVSYYDYYQPEAFIPSSGLYIEKDLSINEDIEKLRLSATSSLLSGRRDVLVVASVSCLYGIGNPVEFQKNVITIKKDQVIARTKFLHQLVQSLYSRTTADFRNGNFRVKGDVVDVFPSYADHAFRIHFFGDEIEEIEAFDPFNNNVIEIYDTLNIYPANMFVTSPDVLQGAIHQIQEDMVAQVNYFKEIGKPLEAKRLEERTSFDLEMIRELGYCSGIENYSRYLDGRQPGTRPFCLLDYFPDDYLMVIDESHVTIPQVHAMYGGDRSRKVNLVDYGFRLPAAMDNRPLKFEEFEALQNQALYVSATPADYELQLSQGVYVEQVIRPTGLLDPIIEVRPSQNQIDDLVEEIQVRVEKDERTLVTTLTKRMAEELAKYLTRINVRCRYIHSDVDTLERVEIMQDLRKGIFDVLIGVNLLREGLDLPEVSLVAILDADKEGFLRSNRSLTQTVGRAARNLNGRAIMYADKITESMQTTIDQTNYRREKQIAYNTEHGLVPKALNKSLDSVLSKNSVSTYHFEKEEMRAAEPDLDYMTKDQIEKMVREKRKAMEKAAKELDFMQAAKLRDEIKMLQEKA, via the coding sequence ATGAAATTTAAAGTAGTCTCAGAGTTCGAACCCACTGGTGACCAGCCTAGTGCCATTAAGCAACTTGTTGAAGGTATTGAAAGTCAAGAACGGTATCAAACCTTATTGGGTGTTACCGGTTCAGGAAAAACGTTTACCGTTGCTAATGTAATAGAACAGGTACAGCGCCCTACCCTAGTACTTGCACACAACAAAACGTTGGCCGCACAGTTGTATTCGGAGTTCAAACAGTTTTTTCCGGAAAATGCTGTAGAATATTTTGTGTCATACTATGATTATTACCAACCGGAAGCATTTATACCATCATCCGGGCTTTACATAGAAAAGGACCTTTCTATTAATGAAGATATTGAAAAGCTCCGTTTAAGTGCTACTTCATCTTTACTTTCAGGGCGTCGCGACGTGTTAGTTGTGGCATCGGTTTCGTGTTTGTATGGTATTGGAAACCCCGTAGAGTTCCAGAAAAATGTCATCACAATTAAAAAGGACCAAGTAATTGCACGTACCAAATTCCTTCATCAATTGGTGCAAAGTCTGTACTCTAGAACTACGGCCGATTTTAGAAACGGCAACTTTAGAGTAAAAGGTGATGTCGTGGATGTATTTCCCAGTTATGCGGACCACGCTTTCCGAATTCACTTTTTCGGCGATGAAATTGAAGAAATTGAAGCTTTTGACCCTTTCAACAATAACGTAATAGAGATATACGATACTTTGAATATCTACCCGGCCAACATGTTCGTTACTTCTCCTGATGTACTGCAAGGTGCAATTCATCAAATACAGGAAGATATGGTGGCTCAGGTTAATTATTTCAAGGAGATAGGAAAACCTCTGGAAGCAAAGCGACTGGAAGAACGCACAAGCTTTGATTTAGAGATGATTCGTGAACTTGGCTATTGTTCAGGAATTGAGAACTATTCGCGCTATTTGGATGGCAGACAACCCGGTACTAGGCCGTTCTGCCTTTTAGATTATTTCCCTGATGATTATTTGATGGTAATTGATGAAAGTCACGTAACCATACCACAAGTCCATGCCATGTACGGTGGTGACCGCTCTCGTAAAGTGAATTTGGTAGATTATGGTTTCCGTCTTCCTGCCGCAATGGATAATAGACCACTGAAGTTTGAAGAGTTTGAAGCTCTACAAAACCAAGCCTTATATGTGAGTGCCACACCTGCAGATTATGAGTTACAGTTAAGCCAAGGGGTTTATGTTGAACAGGTAATTAGACCTACCGGCCTGTTGGATCCAATTATTGAGGTTCGACCAAGTCAAAACCAGATTGATGACCTCGTAGAAGAAATCCAGGTTAGAGTGGAAAAAGATGAACGCACACTGGTTACCACCTTGACCAAACGAATGGCAGAAGAGCTGGCAAAATATCTCACACGAATAAATGTACGTTGCCGTTATATTCATAGTGATGTGGACACTTTGGAAAGAGTAGAAATCATGCAGGATTTGAGAAAAGGTATTTTTGATGTGCTGATTGGTGTAAACTTACTTCGTGAAGGATTGGATTTACCAGAAGTTTCTTTAGTTGCTATTTTAGATGCGGACAAAGAAGGCTTTCTACGAAGCAATAGATCGCTTACACAAACCGTTGGTAGAGCAGCAAGAAATTTAAATGGACGAGCAATTATGTATGCCGATAAAATAACGGAAAGCATGCAAACCACCATTGACCAAACCAACTATAGAAGAGAAAAGCAAATAGCATATAACACGGAACATGGTCTTGTTCCAAAAGCGTTAAATAAAAGTCTGGACAGTGTTCTTTCAAAAAATTCGGTTTCAACATATCACTTTGAAAAAGAGGAGATGCGAGCTGCAGAACCAGACCTTGATTATATGACCAAAGACCAGATTGAAAAAATGGTCAGAGAAAAAAGAAAGGCAATGGAAAAAGCGGCAAAAGAACTTGACTTTATGCAAGCCGCAAAACTACGTGATGAAATAAAAATGCTCCAGGAAAAAGCCTAA
- a CDS encoding pyridoxal phosphate-dependent aminotransferase, whose protein sequence is MNTLDRRAWLKRGMITAAGAMVIPHVTFGKSTYVNGFPTNAEGQTLYSPFFKEYNSEVFPDTVKLLAKLNANENPYGPSPKAIEAFKESAHLGNRYAWKELFDLMEKIAAEEKVTAKNIMTGPGSSDLLEKTAMVLFADGGNIVSADPSYMSLIKVAQATGATWKPVPLKDDWSHDLAGMEAAIDSDTKLVYICNPNNPTGSMTDHAELLDFCSRVSEKVPVFIDEAYLGFLDDAAEKSMVSLINEGKDVIIARTFSKIHGMAGLRLGYIVAQETTLGKIQKITRGGMGISYPSIFAASTSMDDIEFQNKSRKLNAECREYVYSVLDKMGYEYVPSSTSFILFPIEMEGKVFLEKMTAEGVGVRAFDIMDKNWCRVSMGTMEEMKVFGTALQKVLA, encoded by the coding sequence ATGAACACTTTAGACAGAAGAGCTTGGTTGAAACGAGGAATGATAACTGCCGCAGGCGCAATGGTTATTCCACATGTAACGTTTGGTAAATCCACTTACGTAAACGGATTTCCTACGAACGCTGAAGGACAGACACTTTACAGTCCATTTTTTAAGGAGTACAACTCTGAAGTATTTCCGGATACGGTAAAGTTATTGGCTAAATTAAATGCCAACGAAAACCCTTATGGCCCATCTCCTAAGGCAATTGAAGCTTTTAAGGAGTCTGCACATTTAGGGAACAGATATGCTTGGAAAGAGCTTTTTGACTTGATGGAAAAAATAGCGGCAGAAGAAAAAGTAACCGCCAAGAATATTATGACCGGTCCGGGTTCATCGGATTTATTGGAAAAAACTGCAATGGTATTATTTGCCGATGGAGGAAACATTGTATCTGCAGACCCATCATACATGTCGCTCATAAAAGTAGCTCAGGCTACAGGTGCCACTTGGAAACCTGTTCCGTTAAAAGATGATTGGTCCCATGACCTTGCCGGAATGGAAGCCGCAATAGATTCTGATACCAAATTGGTTTACATCTGTAACCCGAACAATCCAACAGGTAGTATGACGGACCATGCAGAACTTCTTGATTTCTGTTCGCGTGTATCGGAAAAGGTTCCTGTATTTATAGATGAAGCATATTTAGGCTTTTTAGATGATGCAGCGGAAAAAAGTATGGTATCATTAATCAATGAAGGTAAGGATGTAATCATAGCTCGTACTTTTTCTAAAATACACGGTATGGCCGGTTTACGCCTAGGCTATATTGTTGCTCAAGAAACTACCCTAGGTAAAATTCAAAAAATAACACGTGGCGGTATGGGTATCTCCTACCCTAGCATATTTGCGGCATCTACTAGTATGGACGATATTGAGTTTCAGAACAAATCTAGAAAACTGAATGCAGAATGCAGGGAGTATGTTTATAGTGTATTGGACAAAATGGGCTACGAGTATGTTCCTTCTTCTACCAGCTTTATCCTTTTCCCAATTGAAATGGAAGGAAAAGTATTCTTAGAAAAAATGACTGCGGAAGGTGTTGGTGTACGTGCTTTTGACATCATGGATAAAAACTGGTGTCGTGTGAGTATGGGTACTATGGAAGAAATGAAAGTTTTTGGTACAGCTCTACAGAAAGTCCTCGCTTAA
- a CDS encoding TonB-dependent receptor yields MKKALILSLLFLNCMISYGQETTITGTVVDEEGVVLPGTDIIIKGTTKGTLTDFDGNYSIDAPADAILIFSSLGYGTKEVPVGGQATVNVTLAMAAEQLLETIVIGSRGQPRTKLNTPVPVDVINIKEEAINMPQQDLSQMLAASAPSFTAYTSGGGDLSSFVSPPSLRGLAPNQMLVLVNGKRRHTSAILAASQTGTPSNAVDMKFIPSIGIDRIEILRDGASAQYGSDAIAGVINVVTKKGTGEFTGTLTVGGYPNKSPDFSDSDLTDGEKALNRSSGDWDGFNFQFDGNYGIGFENGGYFNVSALISQSERTIRPTVLEIDRAPLYSDTYLNNQTTDVNGRPVITNPELVAAQASGNTAAMSTLTTVEGLMAARDIEQVDVATYSGLPAKTLMGFGFNLENPLSETTDFYAFGDFGYQYSDAYSCFYRRAAQADRTSFDLYPNGFRPQIYTDQYNLSLSTGLTGELGDFDFDLSNTFGYNSAKYGMFNTWNASIGTSSPTEMYLGTHSFAQNTLNLDFTNYYDDILSGLNVAFGGELRVENYAIVAGQEESWTAGTAGVVTATEDNQALVGPDGFPLEDLNGTPIVDDSGNPVVLPYAGVSQELVKNYALNCQCFRGFAPENESNSYRSVMAAYIDMELDVTEAFLVSGALRLENYSDFGNVLTGKVAARYSIGDNFALRGSFSSGFRAPSLQELNYSHSYTFFVGLEPFDGTLYPNSSSAARALGIGQLQEERSRNYSLGFTTKIGKVNLTVDAYKIDIFDRIFETGEFDAGQAPVLSPIIGSGLASFRINGGDISTKGIEAVLNYNKNIGAGKLGVTLSGTFRENKFENVNIPDLNTNLTDEELADNYVNRGLIGQFETGTPSSKIIGTLNYSIGKFSAMLRGTRFGSVQTRDSRERTLLDGSTGYADQYFTPEFTTDMGVTYNFSDKISFTIGGNNIFNEYPEIVRYELRTFNLYSNYQQGSSGSYYFGRLTFTL; encoded by the coding sequence ATGAAGAAAGCTCTAATACTATCACTCTTATTTTTAAACTGTATGATATCATACGGACAAGAGACGACTATTACCGGTACGGTAGTAGATGAAGAAGGAGTCGTGCTACCAGGCACAGACATTATTATTAAAGGCACAACAAAAGGAACACTTACTGATTTTGATGGAAATTATTCGATAGACGCTCCGGCAGATGCTATCCTTATATTCTCATCCTTAGGATACGGAACTAAAGAAGTTCCGGTAGGCGGCCAAGCAACCGTAAACGTAACCTTGGCCATGGCAGCAGAACAACTGCTGGAAACTATTGTAATTGGCTCCAGGGGACAACCTAGAACCAAACTGAACACTCCGGTTCCGGTAGATGTTATAAATATTAAAGAAGAAGCTATTAATATGCCTCAACAAGATCTTTCCCAAATGTTGGCTGCGTCGGCACCATCATTCACCGCATATACTAGTGGTGGTGGAGACCTATCATCATTTGTTAGCCCACCAAGCCTTAGGGGTCTGGCACCTAACCAAATGTTGGTTTTGGTAAACGGAAAGAGAAGACATACCTCGGCCATATTAGCCGCATCGCAAACCGGTACACCTTCTAATGCGGTGGACATGAAATTTATACCTTCCATTGGTATTGACCGTATTGAAATACTTCGTGACGGTGCCTCGGCACAATATGGCTCAGATGCCATTGCAGGGGTAATCAATGTAGTTACCAAAAAGGGAACCGGTGAATTTACTGGAACCCTTACTGTGGGTGGCTATCCTAACAAGTCTCCCGATTTTAGTGATTCGGACTTAACCGATGGCGAGAAAGCTTTAAACAGGTCTTCCGGTGATTGGGATGGTTTTAATTTTCAATTTGACGGTAATTACGGAATCGGATTCGAAAATGGTGGTTACTTTAATGTATCTGCATTAATAAGCCAATCCGAACGAACCATACGCCCTACTGTTCTTGAGATAGATAGAGCTCCGCTTTACAGCGATACCTATTTGAACAACCAAACCACAGATGTAAACGGAAGACCCGTAATAACCAACCCAGAACTAGTTGCCGCACAAGCAAGCGGAAACACCGCAGCAATGAGCACGTTAACAACAGTAGAAGGGCTCATGGCAGCAAGAGATATTGAACAAGTAGATGTAGCAACGTATTCAGGACTCCCGGCCAAGACACTCATGGGCTTTGGCTTTAATCTTGAAAATCCGTTGAGTGAAACTACGGATTTTTATGCTTTTGGGGATTTCGGTTACCAGTATTCAGATGCTTATAGCTGTTTCTACAGAAGAGCTGCACAAGCGGACAGAACTAGTTTTGACCTATACCCTAACGGATTTAGACCTCAAATTTATACGGATCAATACAATCTTTCTTTGTCCACGGGACTTACCGGAGAGCTTGGTGATTTTGATTTTGACCTGAGCAATACCTTCGGTTATAATTCCGCTAAATACGGCATGTTCAATACCTGGAATGCAAGTATCGGAACCAGTTCACCAACAGAAATGTATTTAGGTACGCACAGTTTTGCCCAAAACACATTAAATCTGGATTTCACAAACTATTATGATGATATCCTATCTGGACTTAACGTAGCTTTTGGTGGTGAATTAAGAGTTGAAAACTATGCTATTGTTGCTGGCCAAGAAGAAAGTTGGACAGCAGGAACAGCAGGTGTAGTTACCGCAACAGAAGACAATCAAGCATTAGTTGGTCCTGACGGTTTTCCTTTAGAGGACTTAAACGGAACTCCTATTGTTGACGATTCCGGAAACCCTGTTGTATTACCATACGCAGGAGTTAGCCAGGAATTGGTTAAAAATTATGCATTAAACTGCCAGTGTTTCCGAGGTTTTGCGCCTGAAAACGAAAGTAACTCTTACCGTTCGGTAATGGCCGCTTATATAGATATGGAATTGGATGTTACCGAAGCTTTCTTAGTTTCCGGAGCACTTCGCTTAGAAAACTACTCAGATTTTGGTAACGTATTGACCGGTAAGGTAGCCGCACGTTATTCTATTGGCGATAATTTTGCATTGAGAGGTTCTTTCAGCAGTGGCTTTAGAGCTCCATCATTACAAGAATTGAACTACTCGCACAGTTATACTTTTTTCGTTGGTCTAGAGCCATTTGACGGTACGTTATACCCTAATAGCAGTTCTGCTGCAAGAGCATTGGGCATAGGTCAATTACAAGAAGAGCGTTCTAGAAACTACAGCTTAGGTTTCACAACCAAAATAGGAAAAGTGAACCTAACTGTTGATGCCTATAAAATTGACATATTCGATAGAATCTTTGAAACTGGTGAATTTGATGCAGGCCAAGCTCCTGTGCTTTCTCCAATCATCGGTAGCGGTTTAGCTAGTTTTAGAATCAACGGTGGCGACATTAGTACTAAAGGTATTGAAGCCGTACTGAACTATAATAAGAATATTGGTGCAGGCAAGTTAGGAGTGACCCTTTCGGGAACATTTAGAGAGAATAAATTTGAAAATGTAAATATCCCTGACCTAAACACCAATCTTACGGATGAAGAATTGGCTGACAACTACGTAAACAGAGGTCTTATCGGACAGTTTGAAACCGGTACACCAAGTAGTAAGATCATAGGAACATTAAATTACTCTATTGGTAAATTCTCAGCTATGCTAAGAGGTACAAGATTTGGTTCGGTTCAAACTAGAGATAGCAGAGAACGTACTTTACTAGATGGCAGCACAGGTTATGCCGATCAATATTTCACGCCTGAGTTCACTACGGACATGGGTGTCACTTACAACTTTTCAGACAAAATCAGTTTCACCATAGGAGGTAACAACATATTTAATGAATACCCAGAAATAGTAAGGTATGAATTAAGGACCTTCAACTTGTATTCTAACTATCAGCAAGGATCATCGGGATCTTACTACTTCGGTAGGTTAACCTTTACACTATAG